The genomic region gtccactttggagaattgtctatttagtttctttgcccattttttagttggattgtttgtcttccttttgttaattgtatgagttccttatatattttggggttttttaaataagtctttattgttcagattattacaattgttccttccccccccccatagttccactccacccggttcccaccccaccctctgcccttacccccccacacacacactgtcctcatccataggtgtacgatttttgtccagtctcttcctgcaccccccacaccccttttccccccgagaattgtcagtccactccctttctatagccctgattctattatattcaccagtttattctgttcatcagatttttttttattcacttgatttttagattcacttgttgatagatatgtatttgttgttcataatttttatctttaccttttttttcttcttcctcttcttaaacaatacctttcagcatttcatataatactggtttggtggtgatgaactcctttagcttttttttttatctgtgaagctctttatctgaccttcaattctgaatgatagctttgctgggtagagtaatcttggttgtaggttcttgctattcatcactttgaatatttcttgccactcccgtctggcctgcataatttctgttgagaaatcagctgacaatcgtatgggtgctcccttgtaggtaactaactgtttctctcttgctgcttttaatattctctctttgtcttttgctcttggcattttaattatgatgtgtcttggtgtggtcctctttagattccttttgtttggggttctctgtgcttcctggatttgtaagtctatttctttcaccaggtgggggaagttttctgtcattatttcttcaaataggttttcagtatcttgctctctctcttcttctggcacccccataattcggatgttggtatgcttgaagttgttccagaggctccttacactatcttcatatttttggattctttttgcttttccagttgagtgtgttttgcttctttgtatttcaaatctttgacttgattcttgcgttcctctagtctgctgttgggtctctgtatgatattttttatttcagtcagtgtatgcttaatttctagttggtcctttttcttttttctttttgaatttttaacgTTTTAATACAGATCTGCATGTCGGGTTCATTTCAGCTCCTTCACTGCCAAACCCGGGGGCAGGGACTGCTTCAGCTTCTCAGCCTTCTCTTTGTCCGTGATGACCAAGGTATACAGATATCTGCTGCATCGGACTTTGAACTTCACATTATCCTTGTTTTTCTTGATCTTGACAGATTTGGCATCCTTCCACCTGGCTGTGAGCAGGAAGTCCTTGATCTCCTCAATTTTGCGAGGCATGGCTGCGAGGCACGGAGCGTGCAGCCGGTGCAACAAGTGGCCAGAGGCAAAGagctagttggtcctttttcatatcctcgagggtatcactaaatttatcggccttttctagaaaattcttgaaaaaccttataaccgtggtttttaACGCTATATCCAGTCgtgtgctttcctccatttctttcatttctgacctgtttctttgtctccacattttggctgcttccctgagttgatagagtgactttgtgtgctaggtgtcctatagggcccagtggctcagcctccccagttacctgaggtggacactcttggtgcacctctttgtgggctgtgtgcacagtcttgttgtagttaagtcttgattgttgttggtatcactgggaggaattgacctccaggccaattggctgtgaggatcagctgtgtctatgatgggagaacttctgtgctggagacacccttatgaggcaagacttgcttcagtggggctttggtgctcactgagtctgccccttgagtgtgtcccttatggatctgaggagttgtaatctgggtGGTCCCaatctgacccctgggtacactggctcttggatctccaaggaggtgctaatttagcctctgcctgaggccacccagcaggagctatggagagatctgcagattcctcttctttgtttgggttttggaggtgcccagatgaggcccagctgtgaagcaatgcaagctgctgtggagccttgggccttcttttggatgccctgggtctcactgactcagctgcagtttgttaggtaagtttagaattcaaagaccaggccattcatatgcaaaagcttctgcgctcagcttggatggggcagagtctcagggcagagcaaacaacaatggcttcctgtcagccctgccctaagaggcccctgggtctcagtgtcccatggtaatcgctgcaagcacctctgagagaaagctgccctcaagttttgcccactgccagacagtccagtttctccctgtatgagtctgggtcccagagtctctcccggaactggagttcagagccattgggagcttttgtctccctcccaattgagaaagccatctgtactcagttgccagccctctccgcacatgcgcctctgtacctctgccttctgcagctcctgtgactctcagtgtgcttttctctttccttctagttgtaggacttccactcagccagccgtcctgtggttctggatgatgtccattttgttttttagttttagttttgaaattgttgtgtgaggcagcagtttaggtgtttacctatgccgccatcttggtttctgtttctccttatatattttggatattaaccctttatcagatgtatcattgccaaatatattctcccatacaatgggctccctttttgtgttgttgatggttacttttgctgtgcagaaactttttattttgatgtagtcccatttatttattttctccttaatttcctttgccctaggagatgtatctgtaaacatattgctatgagagatgtctaagattttgctgcctatggtttcttccaggatttttaagGTTTCACAATTTAtgtttaggtcttttatccattttgaatttatcctagtgcatggtgtaagttgggagtctagttttgtgatttttttgcacgtatctgtccaattttcccaaaaccatttattgaagagactgtcttgactccattgtcaaaaatcaattgagtgtaatggcttgagtcgatttctggggtctctgttctgttccattgatctatatgcctgttcctgtgctggtaccaggctgttttgattatggtggctttttagtataacttgatatctggtattgtgattcctccaactttgttcttctttctcaagattgttgtggctattcagggtctattttggttccatacaaattttaggagtatttgttctagatctgtgaaatacacTGTTGGTATttcaatagggattgcattaaatctacagaatgatttgggtagtatggacattttaattatgttaattctaccaatctatgaacacagtatattcttccatttgtttatatgttcctctatctcttttttcaatgtcctgtagtttgaatacaagtcttttaccatcttggttaattttattcctaaggttcttaatttttttgttgcagtaaatgggattatttatttagtttctctttctgagaattcattattggtgtataaaaaagccactgatttctaggtgttaattttggAACCTGCTACAATGCCcaattcttttattaaatctagtagttttttggtggagtcttacCATTTTTCcctgtataatatcatgtcatctgcaaataatgagagtttacttcctcctttccaatttggatgccttttatttcttcttcttctctgatccctgtggctaggacttccagtaataTGTTCAATAAGAGAGGTGAAAACAAacatcttgtcttgttcctgttcttaggggaaatggttttagtttttgcccattgcgtatgatgttcactgtaggtttgtcatatatggcctttattatgttaagataTGCTACCTCtaatcccactttgctgagagtttttatcaaaaatgggtgctggcatgggacattttcaaaaatagaccacatattgggtcacaagcaaagtctccccaaattcaagaagattgaaatcatatcaagcatcttctcagaccataatggcataatattagaaataaactataataaaaacaatccaaaaaattcaaacacttggaagctgaatagcatgctattaaacaatgactgggttaccagagagatcaaagaagaaatttaaaacatccaagaaatcaatgacaataaaaacacaacaatccaaaatctatgggacacaatgaaagcagtcctgagagggaagtttatagctctacatgCTTACttcaaaaatcaaaaacaaaaaaatggtagtaaatcatctaactctacaacttaaagaattagaaagagagcaacaggaaaagctCAAATTAAGCAGaatgaaggagataataaagatcagagcagaaataaatgacatagaaaccaaaaataacaatataaaagatcaatgaaaccaagagctggctctttgaaaggataaacaagattgatgaacttctagccaggctcaccaagaagcaaagagagaggacccaaataaacaaaatcagacatgaaagaggcgaaataacaacagaccccacagaaatataaaggattgttaaaaaatactatgaacaactccattccaacaaactagacaacatggaggaaatggacatattcatagaaaaatacaaccttccaaaaatcaatcaggaagaatctaaaaatctcaataggctgataactatggaagaaattgaagcagtcatcaaaaaagcttccagcaaacaaaagcccagggccagacggcttcacagggaagttttaccaaacattcaaggaaaagCTAAAACCTACactcctcagactactccaaaaaaattcaagaggaaggaacacttccaagctccttctatgaagccagcatcaccctaataccaaaaccagataaaggcaacacaatgaaagataattacaggccaatatccctcatgaacatagatgccaaaatcctcaacaaaattctagcaaatcggatccagtagtacatcagaaagatcacacaccacgaccaagtaggatttatcctggggatgcaaggatggtacaatatctgcaaatcaataaatgtgctacatcacataaacaaattgagagataaaaatcacatagtcatatcaattgatgcagaaaaagcatttgacaaaatccaacaccctctcCTGATAAAAATtatcagcaaggtgggaatagagggatcatacctcaacataataaaagctatatatgataaacccacagccaatatcatactcaatgggcaaaaactaaaaccatttccctaagaacaggaacaagacagggatgcccactctcaccactcctgtttgacatagtactggaagtactagccattgtgattagacaagaagaagaaataaaaggcatccaaattggaaaagaagaagtaaaactgtccttattggcagatgacatgatactgtacatagaaaaccctaaagagccgagactggtttggctcagtggatagagcgtcagcctgtggactgaaaggtcccaggtttgattccagtcaagggcatgtaccttggttgcgggaacatcaccagtagggggtgtgcaggaggcagctgatcgatgtttctctctcatcgatgtttctagctctctatccctctcccttcctctctgtaaaaaatcaataaaatattaaaataaaaaaaaaacaccgaaagactccatcaaaaaattattagacttaagaaatgaattcagcaatgtagcaggatacaaaattaacaccaagaaatctatggcatttctatacaccaatagtgaacttacagaaagagagactgaaaaagcaatcccatttaccatcgcaccaaaaaaagtaagatacctaggaataaacttaactaaggaggtaaaagacctatatgcaaaaaactacaggacactgaaaaaagcgatagaggaagacataaacagatggaagaacataccgtgttcatggattggtaaaatcaaca from Eptesicus fuscus isolate TK198812 chromosome 5, DD_ASM_mEF_20220401, whole genome shotgun sequence harbors:
- the LOC129149188 gene encoding 60S ribosomal protein L38-like, with protein sequence MPRKIEEIKDFLLTARWKDAKSVKIKKNKDNVKFKVRCSRYLYTLVITDKEKAEKLKQSLPPGLAVKELK